GAGCCGCCGGCCCGCATCGCCGAGCCGGAGCGCCCGCAGTAGCGAGGTCCTTGTTCAGGTACCGGGAAACAGCTCCGCCAGCGTCTCCTCGATCTCGGCGGCGAGATCCGCGTGATGGTGCCGCCGGGCCGCGGCGATGCCCGACTGAAGCGTGGCACGCGCTTCCGCCGGCTTCCCGGTCTTGAGCTGGCAGATGCCGCGCATCTTGAAACCCATCCCTTCGTCGTCGCCCTGTCGGAAGTACTCGTCCAGCTCCCGCAGTGAGTCGGCGTAGCGTCCCATCTGGAAGTACTCGGTCGCCAGGAAATAGCGCAAGTCCCGGTCCTCGGGAGTCTCCCCGAGCATCGTCTCGAGCTGCCTGATTCGTTCCTCGGCTCCCGGCATCGCCCGTCTCCCAGAACGCTCATTTGCCGGAGTTCCGGCGGCTCATGCGCCGCTCCCGGCGCGGACGGTGAGCCTGGCGGCTACTTGAAGAATCCCAGCATCTTCAGCAGGCCGATCAGGATCGCGGCCCCGGCGACCGCGACGATCCAGCGCGCAATCAGTCCATAGGCCGCGAACCCCAACACCCCCGCGATCCAGAACCCCAGGGCCGAGCCGATGATCCCCACGAAGATGTTGGCGAACAGCCCCATCCGGGCGTCGGTGCCGGTCACCATGCTTCCGAGCCAACCCACGATCCCGCCGATGACGATGGTCACGAGCCAGTTCATGAGCCTCCTCGTCGCGCGCCTTCAGCGCGCGGTCTTGGCGTCCAGGATTCCCTTGAGATCCATGATGGTGTTCTGGTCCGATACGATCACCGAGATCTTGTCGGAGAGCTTGTCGACGTAGAGATACTTGATGTAGTAGGGATTTTTCTGCAGCGCCGCCGTCACCGTCTCGATGGCCCGCGCCCGACCCTGCGCCTCGATCACCTTGCGCTCCGCCTCGCGCTGCTCTTTCTCCAGCACGTATTTCATCTGCTCGGCCGCCTGCTGGGCGATCTGCTTCGCCTCGATCGCCTTGGCGAACTCGTCGGTGAAGCGCACGTCGCGCAGCACCACCTCGTCGATGATGAAGCCGTCCTTCTCCACCAGCTTCTTCACCTTGTCGTTGATCTCGTCCTGGATGACAGCGCGCTTCGAGGAGTAGACGTCCATGACGGCGTACTCGGAGATCACCAGGCGGATGACCGAGCGCACCGCGGGACGGATGATCTTCTCCTCGTAGTCGGGGCCAATCTTCTGGTGCAGATCGATGAGGCGCAGCGGGTCGAGATGGTGCCAGACGGTCAGATCGATCCCCACCTGCAGCCCTTCCCGCGTCGGCGACCAGAGAGAGTCGTCCGCCTGCGCCTTGCGCCCCTCGCCGCGCGCCGCCGCCATGGTGTACTCCATCCGGCGCAGGTCGTATTGCTCTGTCTGGGTGATGAACGGCGGCACCAGGGTGACCCCCTGCCGCGCCAGCCGGAAGCTGCGCGTCAGCGTGTTGAACACCACCAGCGCGCGTCCCACCGGCACCACCCGGATCGACGCCGGGATCAGCACCAGCAGAGCCAGGAGCACCAGGGCGCCGGCGATGACGCCGCGTCCCGGGCCGGCTCCAGTGCGACGGCCGTCGGGGCCCAGGACGGTGAAGCCGCGGCGCCTGAGGACCTGGCTGACGACCGCGGCACCGAGGATCAGGAGGAACAGGAAGAAGATCAACCCGCCCATCGTCGAGCCTCCAAGCTTGGTGGGGAACGCAAAGCCCAGACCCTAGGGTTGCGGACGCGACACTAGCACGGAGGCCGGGGCGGCGTCACTTCCCCGGGGCGTGCGGCGCCGCAGGGGGTGGGGGGGACGGGGCGGCGGCGGCGAAATCCTCCTCCGAGTGGACATTGAAAAAGACGTAGTTCCGGAAGCGCTGCGCGATGCGCTCCTTCATCTCCTCCTCGCCGGTGAGGCTCAGCCCGAAGCGGCGCGTCTCCGCCTCGCCGGGAAAGGACAGCCCGAACTTGTCGACGCTGAAGGTCAGCCGGTAGCGGTAGCCTCGCGGCTGCTTCTTCACCGGCACACCGACGATGCGCATCGATTTGCGCCATTCCGCGGTCCTCAGCTTGAGCAGCTCTTCCTGGCCGTTGGGCTCGGCCTCCACTTTCACGAAGTTCCCGGTCTCGCTATCCACCCAGGCCTTCCCGCTCCACTCGTGGATCTCGCGGCCGTGATCGAAGGTCTTGGCGCCGCGGAAGGCGATGATTACCGCGGAGTGAAAGCCGACCAGCTCCGAGCCGGCCGGCTCGAAGCGGAAGTGGCCGCGGTGCTGCTGGCTGAACAGCAGGGCCCAGTCGTAGGCTCCCGGGACGTCGAGCCCCGGATCCACCTGCTTGGCGTCGGCAGGGTCGCCGTTCTTCGAGGGCTGCATCCGGATTTCCCGGTACCCCGACTCCGAGCTTCCCTCGTACAGGTAGTCGTAGCGGCTTTTCTGCTCCCGCTTGTTTTCCCCGGTCGAGGAGCTAAATTTCCCCAGGATTACTGTCTCTTCGCAGGAGAAGCCGAGTGCCGCCTTCTCGTATCGCGTCGCCCGCGCGCTCACGAGCTCCATCGTGGCATCGAAACCGTCTTCGCCGGCACCTCGAGCGATCCCCGCCGCGAACAGAGCGGCCGCGCAGCCGGCCAGGACTTTTTGGGGGGTGGATCTCATCTACCGGATTCTACTGCCTTCCTGGAGCGGCTCCCAACCGCCATGTATAATTCTCTCCCCATGCGAGCCCCCCTTCCAGTGATGGCGGCGCTCCTGCTGTTCTGCCTCTCCTCTTATTCTCTGGCGCAGGAACCCAATTCCACTGCGCAGGAATCCCCCCTCCCCGACGGAAAGCAGCTGGAGATCGACAGCGCTCACATCGGCAAGATCCTGGTCAACAGCAAGGATATTTTCGACACCTCCGATCCGAAGGAGAGCTACTGGCCCTACCGCCTCGCCAACAAGCTGCACATCGTCACGCGCGAGGATGTCGTCCGGCGCGAGCTGCTGTTCCGCGAGGTGGATCTCTACCGCCAGGACCTCATCGACGAGAGCGAGAGGAACCTGCGCTCGCTGGGGGTGATCTACCATGTCAAGATTCGCCCGGTCGCCTATCACGACGGCATCGTCGACCTGGAGGTGGGGACCCAGGACACCTGGACGCTGCGCCCCTCGGTGCGCTTCTCCCGCGCCGGGGGCGACAACACCTGGGGCTTCTCCTTCAGCGAGCAGAACCTGGTGGGCAGGCTCAAGCTCCTGATGATCAGCCGCAAGAGCGACGTGGACCGCACCACCACCGCCCTCCAGTATTTCGATCCCCGCCTGCTGGGCAGCCGCTACGCCATGCGCGCCATCTACGCCGAGAGCAGCGACGGGAACACCACGGGCCTGTCCTTCTCCCGACCTTTTTTCTCACTCGATACGCGCTGGGCCGCCAACACCTCCTGGCTCGACCTCACCCAGGTCTCCAAGCTGTACACCGACGGCGAGGTCTCCTCCGAGTTCAACCAGGATTCCGAGACGTTCGGCTTCTCCTACGGCGTCTCCACCGGGCTCATCGGCAACCGCGTCGCCCGCTTCACCTTCGGCTACTCGTACGAGCGCGACGATTTCTCCCGCGATCCCGATCAGGAGGGTTTCGGCACGCTGCCGGTGCCCGAGGACCAGAAGTTCAGCGGCCCGATCTTCACCCTGGAGACGCTGCGTACGCGCTACATCAAGGTCACCAACTACAGCCAGTTCGATCGGGAGGAGGACTTCAACCTGGGGAACGACTTCACCGCCTCGGCCTGGCTCTCCCTGAGGGACTTCGGCGCAGCGCGCAGCGAGGTCATCCTGCATTTCGGCGACTCGGTCGGGATTCCGCTGTCGCACTCGGCCAACTTCTTCTACGCGGGGATGCTCTCGGGACGCGTGGGCTCCGGCGAGGCGAGCAACGTGATCCTCTCGCAGATCCTGGAGACCTACTGGCGCGCCACCCTGCGCCAGACCTTCTACGCGCGGCTCGGGATGGACGTGGGCATCGACCTGGACGAGCAGACCCAGTTTCTCCTGGGGGGCGATACGGGGCTGCGCGGCTACCCCACGCGGCAGTTCTCCGGCGACCGCCGCTTGCTGCTCACGCTCGAGCACCGCTTCTTCAGCAACGTGGAGCTCCTGCGGCTGGTGCGCCTGGGGGCCGCCGGCTTCTTCGACATCGGCAACGCCTGGTACGGCTCCTCGCAGCGCGTCTCCGACCTGCATCCGGACGTCGGCGTCGGACTGCGCTTCGCGGTCAGCCGCTCTTCCGTGGCCACGATCGGGCGGCTGGATCTGGCCTACTCCATCGACGCCGAGGAGACCGACTCCCCCAAGCTCCAGCTCCTGTTCGGCACCGCCCTCAAGTTCTGACGCGCCCCGGCGCGCGTTGACGCTCGCCCGGCCCTCGTCTAACATGCTGACTCTGCTTGCAGCGGAGTCCCTTGGGAATCTCCCAGAGAACCCCTTTCAACCCGTTTCGAGGTGCACGCATGGGTAGCGATTCCGCCCCGGACCGCGGAGAGACGAAGCCCCTGGGCAAGAAGGCGATTCTCCTGGTGGCCGGAATCGCGGCGGCTGCATTGCTGGTGGCGTTTCTGGTCGTCAGCATGACGCGGAGGAATTCGGCGGGGGCGGCGGGAGGGGAAAAGCCTGCGCTCGTCGTGGTCCCCTTCCGCGCGGCCGGCGGCTCCGAGGCGGTGTCCTGGATTGGCGATTCGGTTCCGATCTTTCTCACCCTGAGCCTCGAGAACGATCCCGATCTCAAGGTCCTGACTCCCGAGCGGGTCTTCGACCTGACGCGCGCTCCGCTCGCGGGGGAGACGGCCGAGATCGACATGGCGAAGAAAGGAGGAGCCGGCTTCCTGCTGCGCGGCACGGTGAGTGCCGGAGCGGGAGGGGCCTCGCTGTCTGCTTCCTGGGTCGATGTCTCCTCCGGCAAGGAGCGGGAGCACTGGGAAGTTGCGGGCATCACCGAGGAGACCCTGGGCCACAGGCTGGACGAGCTGGCCTTACACGTGCGCCAGGCGCTGGGACGCGGGCCGCTGCAAGCCGAAGATCCGCCGC
This genomic window from Candidatus Polarisedimenticolia bacterium contains:
- a CDS encoding GlsB/YeaQ/YmgE family stress response membrane protein: MNWLVTIVIGGIVGWLGSMVTGTDARMGLFANIFVGIIGSALGFWIAGVLGFAAYGLIARWIVAVAGAAILIGLLKMLGFFK
- a CDS encoding prohibitin family protein — its product is MGGLIFFLFLLILGAAVVSQVLRRRGFTVLGPDGRRTGAGPGRGVIAGALVLLALLVLIPASIRVVPVGRALVVFNTLTRSFRLARQGVTLVPPFITQTEQYDLRRMEYTMAAARGEGRKAQADDSLWSPTREGLQVGIDLTVWHHLDPLRLIDLHQKIGPDYEEKIIRPAVRSVIRLVISEYAVMDVYSSKRAVIQDEINDKVKKLVEKDGFIIDEVVLRDVRFTDEFAKAIEAKQIAQQAAEQMKYVLEKEQREAERKVIEAQGRARAIETVTAALQKNPYYIKYLYVDKLSDKISVIVSDQNTIMDLKGILDAKTAR